One Salvia splendens isolate huo1 chromosome 22, SspV2, whole genome shotgun sequence DNA segment encodes these proteins:
- the LOC121786825 gene encoding WEB family protein At1g12150-like — MEEERIEKTEKEMVMNLKKNKFPLVGSYELKSSTHEYKRVHHLIGDPWQKINHDYHNINEEDGRFSKDSSHRKQKLLERETQHHMVIKELEFYKEQLRGAENDKAQAKQDLHKANLALHDLTGKLENLSESKQAAIKATEAMKRRAAELEVQQTEAQMGNAAWKLELDLERERYKASSGELIVAKQELANLRQDFDAALGAKLTAFQRIEDARQSTKASGDRQSMLSKEVAMLRRALDQVKFDSLQAQEEHLKLIAEKEVHLLVHKSAKEVAEMEIKALREVYAPEENLGRKLEEATEAIKLLQEQLNDVRASDLNSLQTAHSELDCARKELQQLLAEELSLRATVESLEHELERLKRDHTECEKKLSEAELEIEQMRLELAERTVELETAQSRNIREEMQSALDNLLAQVQAERDQAEKFHNDVQLLRQQTEEAHVTAKETDEKLQLALQEAEEAKAAQERADDQIRDSPKANSAANVKGPGPASSRKIRLSVEEFKTMNHKIEESRTNADSKVQSLTADLNKIKASQNEASQKAEVILKQSEDLQLDIEDAIKRTEVAEAGRKVVEGELQKCRIVVGEPSGILKMAITPA; from the exons ATGGAAGAGGAAAGGATAGAAAAGACCGAGAAGGAGATGGTGATGAATTTGAAGAAGAATAAATTTCCACTTGTAGGCAGCTATGAGTTGAAGAGTTCAACACATGAGTACAAGAGAGTGCACCACCTCATTGGCGATCCATGGCAgaaaataaatcatgattacCACAACATAAATGAGGAAGATGGTAGATTCTCTAAGGATTCTAGTCATCGGAAA caAAAACTGCTTGAAAGAGAAACCCAACATCACATGGTGATTAAAGAGTTGGAATTCTACAAAGAGCAGCTGAGAGGTGCAGAAAATGACAAGGCACAAGCTAAACAAGATCTGCACAAGGCCAACCTTGCTCTCCACGACCTAACCGGGAAGCTCGAAAATCTCAGCGAATCGAAGCAAGCAGCCATCAAAGCCACGGAGGCTATGAAGCGAAGAGCTGCGGAGCTCGAGGTGCAGCAAACCGAAGCTCAAATGGGCAACGCCGCGTGGAAGCTTGAGCTCGACCTCGAGAGGGAACGCTACAAGGCCTCCTCGGGCGAGCTCATCGTCGCCAAGCAAGAGCTCGCCAACTTGAGACAAGACTTCGATGCAGCCCTCGGGGCCAAACTGACCGCCTTCCAGCGGATAGAGGACGCGCGACAGTCCACCAAAGCCAGTGGGGACAGGCAGAGCATGCTGTCGAAAGAGGTCGCTATGCTACGCCGTGCGCTCGATCAAGTCAAGTTCGACTCGCTCCAAGCGCAGGAGGAGCACCTCAAGCTCATCGCGGAGAAGGAGGTGCACTTGCTCGTGCACAAGTCCGCGAAAGAAGTGGCCGAGATGGAGATCAAGGCCCTTAGAGAGGTCTACGCTCCCGAAGAGAATTTGGGGCGAAAGCTCGAGGAGGCCACCGAGGCCATCAAGCTTTTGCAGGAGCAGCTCAACGATGTGCGCGCATCCGATCTCAACTCGCTGCAGACTGCACACAGCGAGCTCGACTGCGCTAGGAAGGAGCTGCAGCAGCTCCTCGCTGAGGAGCTTTCGCTGCGCGCTACTGTTGAGTCGCTCGAGCATGAGCTGGAAAGGCTCAAGAGGGACCACACCGAGTGTGAGAAGAAGCTGTCTGAGGCAGAGCTGGAGATCGAGCAGATGAGGCTCGAGCTAGCTGAGAGGACGGTCGAGCTTGAGACGGCCCAGTCTAGGAATATACGCGAGGAAATGCAGTCCGCTCTCGACAATTTGCTAGCACAAGTTCAAGCGGAACGAGACCAAGCAGAGAAGTTCCATAACGACGTCCAACTACTAAGGCAACAGACCGAAGAGGCACACGTTACAGCCAAAGAAACAGACGAGAAGCTGCAGCTCGCGCTGCAGGAGGCCGAGGAGGCTAAGGCAGCACAAGAGCGCGCAGACGACCAGATACGAGACTCTCCCAAAGCAAACAGCGCAGCCAACGTGAAGGGCCCCGGACCTGCCTCTTCAAGGAAGATCAGGCTGTCGGTCGAGGAGTTCAAGACCATGAACCACAAGATCGAGGAAAGCAGAACCAATGCTGACTCGAAAGTGCAGTCTCTCACGGCCGACTTGAACAAGATAAAGGCGAGCCAGAATGAAGCGTCGCAGAAGGCAGAGGTGATCTTGAAGCAGAGTGAGGACTTACAGTTGGATATTGAGGACGCTATCAAGAGGACCGAGGTGGCAGAGGCCGGGAGGAAGGTAGTCGAAGGCGAACTCCAGAAATGTCGTATTGTGGTCGGAGAGCCATCTGGAATATTGAAAATGGCAATAACTCCTGCATAG